The Dyadobacter sandarakinus DNA window GTATCGCGCCAGTTATCAGGTGCATTGGATCTGAAAAAGAAAGTAAAAGAAAATACGGAACTGGCCTGCGTGGTGGCATTTGACCGGGGACAGTTATTGCGGAATGCGGTAGGAGCTACGTTCGGGATTAAAAAAGTGATCCGGTAATATCGTCATTCCGGCGGGAAGGTTGCAGTGGGTTTTCGTGAATAAATAGATGTGATTGTTGCAGCTGTGATGATGGTTTATATCTCCCGTACTAAATGGGTACATATAACAATGTACTTTGTATTTATACAAAAATAAACCCGGGAAGCAGCAGCTCTCCGGGTTTAAAAACAACCAAAAACCTATTCCTAAACTTAACTATGCAATGGGTAGTGGGTTAGCAATCCTTGATGAAAGTGATTTCTTGTACTCACATTCTACATTCGCAAACTCCACGGCAAGTGTAGGGCTTGTTGCTGAGCGGTAAATACCGAACTTGAAGTAAGGCCCCAGCTTGTCCACATATCCTATTCCGATTCCCGAAACATTGATGATCTCTTTTCCATCAGCCCAGAACTGAAGTTGTCCGGTATTGTATGGTGAAAAACGTGCGCGGTATACAATCCGGTGCCAAACGCCACGGGCAAGTGTGACACTGCCTCTTCTGATGTAGGTTGGTGCCGTTTTAATCGGGTTTTCCAGTGTAGATGCGGTGTAAACAGAGATCGTATCGGCACCTTCCAGCCTGACGCCCAGTACCGGACCTGTACTCATTTCGCCCGGATCCTCGGTAGCGTGTACCTGGTTGAGGTAGCACCATTCCACAGCTGACAAATCCAGCGGCGCACCTTCCTCAATGCGGATCGCATACGAAAACCATACGTCCTGATCAAATGGAAGTGCTGCATTCTTCATGTACATTTCACAGCGCTCCTTTTTCTTCGGATTGGTTGCATCACCTTGCCAAAGGTCTCCTGCCTGTATCTGTACACGGAAGATCGGCGAAGTTTTGTTGATGGCGCGGTGCATGGAGTACGGCTTGTTAGGGCTTTGGCAAACGTACTCGGTATCAAAAATCTTTGTTTTTGTTCCGTTATCGCCCAGTGAGCGGTACTCTTCTCTGAACAAAGTCTGGGCAATCTCGTCTTTTGAATCTACCGTTTCGCCGGTTTCATAAAAGTTAACCATTTGCAGTTCACTTTCCGAAGGCGTAATCTGCAGGTTTCCTGCTGCACTGGACATCCAGAACCCGCCTGATTTTCTCTGAACAAATACGTCGTGGTCGTCAGTAGTAGGCTTGGCAAGCGTAATAATATCAGCGGCACGCGTAACCTTGTCCGATGTAGTTCTGATATAGCTGGTGAGTTCCGGGCTTTTTTCAAGTTGAGCACCCCAAACCAGAATGCCGCTTGTACCGTCGCCGGTGTAGCTGGGCTGACCATTCCCTGGCTCAGGACCAATCTTAGCAGAGACCGAAGAACCATCGAGCAGAAAGGTGGCAGCACACCTGAACCAACCGTTACCCGCATTCTCTATATATGGGGTGAAAATATCATTTTTGTTACCGACAACCCCATTTACAAGATCAAAGTGAATGGTTACATTATTGATGTTGAAATAAGCCCAGGTGCGTTCCGCAGCTTTCATAAACACGCTGAAAGTATAAACGGAACCTGCGTCGGCAGGAATTACGGGGTTCGGCATAATGTAATGCTGAACGGATGCTT harbors:
- a CDS encoding phage head spike fiber domain-containing protein — translated: MESDALSVFDFRREPTTTNNNISFSRATEASFYGADGYLHFAQPGQNWLTNSQNFISSSWTKVNVAATTPGDVISPDGSSSAGRLTENSVTGEHRFSRTVTVDQNAPVTISIFAKAGTRSMAQFGFTNGASFTGGTPGMKVDLVRGTIMSKSSNVVDAQMVDSGNGWWRLKLTAVPDLGKSVGLQMYLRNELNTVSYKGNPDSYVYVWGAQLEQGAVMSSYALTTSAAYTGLRYNYDLSNGTPKLIGTLIEPQATNSVPYSQLLSHSAWRKQYASVMTITSKAPDGTDTVFKVREDTKASVQHYIMPNPVIPADAGSVYTFSVFMKAAERTWAYFNINNVTIHFDLVNGVVGNKNDIFTPYIENAGNGWFRCAATFLLDGSSVSAKIGPEPGNGQPSYTGDGTSGILVWGAQLEKSPELTSYIRTTSDKVTRAADIITLAKPTTDDHDVFVQRKSGGFWMSSAAGNLQITPSESELQMVNFYETGETVDSKDEIAQTLFREEYRSLGDNGTKTKIFDTEYVCQSPNKPYSMHRAINKTSPIFRVQIQAGDLWQGDATNPKKKERCEMYMKNAALPFDQDVWFSYAIRIEEGAPLDLSAVEWCYLNQVHATEDPGEMSTGPVLGVRLEGADTISVYTASTLENPIKTAPTYIRRGSVTLARGVWHRIVYRARFSPYNTGQLQFWADGKEIINVSGIGIGYVDKLGPYFKFGIYRSATSPTLAVEFANVECEYKKSLSSRIANPLPIA